One region of Methanobacterium formicicum genomic DNA includes:
- a CDS encoding UbiA family prenyltransferase has protein sequence MNPYLEILRPGNAVMAVIAIFLMAIISGKFTFEVLMAAVVVFLVTGAGNSINDYFDHKIDAINKPQRPIPSGRISLKGALVYSISLFAVGIIIAFAINLLLGIIALSSSLLMIYYAQDLKTKCLIGNLSISFLTGLCFVFGGIAVEQIAVSIYLGFYAFLMTMAREIVKDMEDQEGDKEEGATTLPIVYGNRISSLLAALFMIIASVTSPILYFMGVFSVFYLPVLFLAIVIFLYSAMSILKDQSMENSGKISKRIKLGMAITFVAFAVGSPFLWSLLVK, from the coding sequence ATGAATCCCTATTTAGAAATATTAAGACCTGGAAATGCAGTAATGGCGGTTATTGCCATTTTTTTAATGGCAATTATTAGTGGTAAATTTACCTTTGAAGTATTAATGGCAGCAGTGGTAGTTTTCCTGGTTACCGGGGCAGGGAACAGTATCAATGATTACTTTGACCACAAGATCGATGCCATTAACAAACCACAGCGACCCATTCCTTCCGGGAGAATTTCCCTTAAAGGGGCATTAGTATATTCAATTTCCCTATTTGCCGTGGGTATAATCATCGCTTTTGCCATAAACTTGCTTCTGGGAATTATCGCACTTTCCAGTTCCCTGTTAATGATCTACTATGCCCAGGACCTGAAAACAAAATGTTTAATTGGAAACCTCAGTATTTCATTTTTAACCGGGTTGTGTTTTGTTTTTGGAGGCATAGCAGTGGAACAAATAGCAGTTTCAATTTATCTAGGTTTTTATGCCTTTTTAATGACAATGGCCCGGGAAATCGTCAAGGACATGGAAGATCAGGAGGGTGATAAAGAGGAAGGGGCTACCACTTTACCCATAGTGTATGGTAACCGGATTTCCTCCCTATTAGCTGCCCTGTTCATGATAATTGCCAGTGTTACCAGCCCTATACTATATTTTATGGGTGTTTTCAGTGTTTTTTATCTTCCGGTGCTCTTTTTGGCTATTGTAATCTTCCTGTACAGTGCAATGTCCATATTAAAGGACCAGTCCATGGAAAATAGTGGGAAAATATCCAAAAGAATCAAGTTAGGCATGGCCATCACCTTTGTG